Proteins from a genomic interval of Tenacibaculum sp. SZ-18:
- a CDS encoding sensor histidine kinase, with the protein MKKAPLPQNEEKRIEALKSFNILDTLPEEAYDNITKIAAQICDAPIALVSLIDPDRQWFKSAYGIEVTETSRDLAFCAHSILEPDSLFIVPDATKDERFRDNPLTKNDPGVIFYAGAPLNTNEGYPIGTLCVIDNKPRKSLSEGQKESLKALSQQVMRLLELRKKNDILEQANKEITRLNDELSHFAYRLTHDLKTPIRGINSLAEFIKEDFEESSNYKVMELIDLISSKTIYMESMIEQLLQYTKVTNIDLNFEKFNLKSMFADILKNCDLENKIKLNFSDITQTITHSKISFIQIFQNLLTNSHKFCDESQCNVVIKFSKTDEFLKFVYMDNGPGILQAYRDKIFLIFETLENDNYQSTGIGLATVKSIVSRLGGDISLTDRPDGEKGVCFVFTIRSSTYLKNIKGRNY; encoded by the coding sequence ATGAAAAAAGCGCCTTTACCTCAAAATGAAGAAAAAAGAATTGAAGCTCTAAAAAGTTTTAATATCCTGGATACTTTACCTGAAGAGGCTTATGATAATATCACTAAAATTGCTGCTCAAATATGTGATGCCCCAATAGCACTGGTTTCTCTAATAGATCCAGATAGACAGTGGTTTAAGTCTGCTTATGGCATTGAGGTAACAGAAACCTCTAGAGATCTCGCTTTTTGTGCTCATAGTATTTTGGAGCCTGATAGTTTATTTATTGTTCCTGACGCAACTAAAGATGAACGTTTCCGTGATAATCCTTTAACAAAAAATGATCCAGGTGTGATTTTTTACGCAGGAGCTCCTTTAAATACCAATGAAGGTTATCCGATAGGAACTTTGTGTGTAATTGATAATAAGCCTCGAAAATCTCTGTCGGAAGGACAAAAGGAGTCGTTAAAAGCTTTGTCGCAACAAGTCATGAGATTGTTAGAATTAAGAAAGAAAAATGATATTTTAGAACAGGCAAATAAGGAGATTACAAGATTAAATGATGAGCTAAGTCATTTTGCATATCGATTAACACATGATTTAAAAACTCCGATTCGAGGAATTAATTCTTTGGCTGAATTTATAAAAGAAGATTTTGAGGAATCGAGTAATTATAAAGTAATGGAGTTGATTGATTTGATTTCTTCTAAAACAATTTACATGGAGTCAATGATTGAGCAATTATTACAGTATACTAAGGTTACAAATATTGATTTAAATTTTGAGAAGTTTAATTTGAAATCCATGTTCGCTGATATCTTGAAAAATTGTGATTTAGAAAATAAGATAAAGTTAAACTTTTCAGATATAACTCAGACCATCACACATTCTAAAATATCCTTTATCCAAATTTTTCAAAATCTTTTAACGAATTCTCATAAGTTTTGTGACGAAAGTCAATGTAATGTAGTAATTAAATTTAGCAAAACAGATGAGTTTTTGAAGTTCGTATACATGGATAATGGTCCCGGAATTTTGCAAGCATATCGAGATAAAATATTCTTAATATTTGAAACTTTAGAAAATGATAATTATCAAAGTACTGGAATTGGTCTAGCAACGGTAAAATCAATAGTTTCAAGGTTGGGTGGTGATATTTCCTTAACAGATCGACCTGATGGAGAGAAAGGAGTTTGTTTTGTTTTTACAATCAGAAGTTCGACTTATTTGAAAAATATTAAAGGAAGAAACTATTAG
- a CDS encoding AraC family transcriptional regulator has protein sequence MNKNIHREITQLSPSDSFLVYYRIKDEFDFPLHFHPEYELNFIHKGKGVRRVIGDHMGEVGDYELVLVGPNLPHCWELHNCTNKEIHEITIHIHNDLLDEKLLSRRVFKSIRDMLNRSIHGISFSEKTIKELMPRLMELPKISGIDYFLEFISILHDLSNSRNQKLLSTSFSNYNDFENSDKIKKVYEYVQKNFQRKITLDEISELINMTPVSFNRFIKKRTGKTFISYINSTRVSYASRLLLETDLSVGEIAYKCGFNNLANFNRMFKKIKNNTPSEFRSEFNGIQKAL, from the coding sequence ATGAACAAAAACATCCACAGAGAGATAACTCAACTCTCGCCATCCGACAGCTTTTTAGTATATTATAGAATAAAAGACGAATTCGATTTCCCCTTGCATTTCCATCCCGAATACGAACTTAATTTTATCCATAAAGGAAAAGGAGTACGCAGAGTCATAGGAGATCACATGGGAGAAGTCGGCGATTACGAACTTGTTTTAGTTGGACCGAACCTCCCACATTGTTGGGAATTACACAACTGCACCAACAAAGAAATTCATGAAATCACTATTCATATACATAATGATTTATTAGATGAAAAACTTTTATCAAGAAGGGTTTTCAAATCAATAAGAGACATGTTAAACAGATCAATACATGGAATTTCTTTCTCAGAAAAAACCATCAAAGAACTCATGCCTCGATTAATGGAATTACCGAAAATCTCTGGAATTGACTATTTCTTAGAATTCATTTCCATACTTCACGACCTATCAAACTCAAGAAACCAAAAATTACTATCAACTTCATTTTCAAATTATAACGACTTTGAAAATAGTGATAAAATAAAAAAGGTATACGAATATGTTCAGAAAAATTTCCAAAGAAAAATAACTCTGGATGAAATATCAGAACTAATTAACATGACACCAGTATCATTCAATCGTTTCATCAAAAAAAGAACAGGCAAAACATTTATATCCTACATCAACAGCACTCGAGTTAGTTACGCAAGCAGATTATTACTGGAAACAGATTTAAGCGTTGGAGAAATAGCTTACAAATGCGGTTTTAATAATTTAGCTAACTTTAATAGAATGTTTAAAAAAATCAAAAACAACACACCTAGTGAATTTCGATCTGAATTCAACGGAATCCAAAAAGCATTGTAG
- the bglX gene encoding beta-glucosidase BglX, translated as MKRHLGKMILTYATVVFISGCSGDKKDNLMIDTKNETVNEKVSQLLSKMTIEEKVGQMNQYNGFWDVTGPIPKKGNAKKKYDHLRKGWVGSMLNVRGTENVREVQRIAVEETRLGIPLIIGFDVIHGYKTLSPIPIAESASWDLEAIENSARVAAIEASAAGINWTFAPMVDISRDARWGRVMEGAGEDPYLGSKIAQARVKGFQGDDLSKPNTIAACAKHFAAYGFSEAGKEYNTVDIGTATLYNIVLPPFKAAVDKNVRTLMNSFNELNGVPVTGSSFLQREILKGKWNFNGFVVSDWASLNELIAWGHAKDKKEAARIASTAGSDMDMEGNVYIEELTSLVKNGTVKESILDDAVRRILTVKFELGLFDDPFKYCDSTNEKENIGNAKHHEAVLDVAKKSIVLLKNENNLLPLKKEGQQIALIGPLANDKNSPLGSWRLASEDNSAVSVYEGMSKYKGNKLSFQKGIDLITGNEAFTQPLTINKTINDNDIEKAISIAKSADVVVMVLGEHGFQSGEGRSRTELDLPGKQQELLEKVFAVNKNVVLVLNNGRPLAIEWADKNIPAIVEAWQLGTQTGNAVAQVLYGDYNPSGKLPMTFPRNVGQVPIYYNYKSTGRPNREPHVFWSHYTDSENTPLYPFGYGLSYTKFEYSDLTVSSKEINKGNNLTVSVKITNTGGYDGKEVVQLYIRDLFGSITRPVKELKGFELIKIKKGESKTIEFTLNNNELGFFNANGEFVVEPGEFEVFVGGNSTETLKETFVLK; from the coding sequence ATGAAACGTCATTTAGGAAAAATGATTTTAACGTATGCTACTGTGGTATTTATTTCTGGATGCTCAGGTGATAAAAAAGATAATTTGATGATAGACACAAAAAATGAGACGGTAAACGAAAAAGTGAGTCAACTTCTTTCAAAGATGACAATTGAAGAAAAAGTTGGTCAGATGAATCAATATAATGGTTTTTGGGATGTTACTGGACCTATCCCTAAAAAGGGTAATGCCAAAAAAAAGTACGACCACTTAAGAAAAGGTTGGGTAGGTTCTATGCTAAATGTTCGTGGAACTGAAAACGTAAGAGAAGTTCAAAGAATTGCAGTAGAAGAAACCAGACTTGGAATACCTTTAATTATTGGATTTGATGTTATTCATGGCTATAAAACATTAAGCCCAATTCCTATTGCTGAATCCGCAAGTTGGGACTTAGAAGCGATAGAAAACTCAGCAAGAGTAGCAGCAATTGAGGCTTCTGCAGCTGGAATTAACTGGACTTTTGCTCCTATGGTGGATATCTCTAGAGATGCGAGATGGGGACGAGTAATGGAAGGAGCCGGTGAAGACCCTTATTTAGGCTCGAAAATTGCTCAAGCGAGAGTTAAAGGTTTTCAAGGAGATGACCTATCAAAACCTAACACAATTGCGGCTTGTGCGAAACATTTTGCAGCCTACGGGTTTTCTGAAGCTGGAAAAGAATACAACACTGTTGATATAGGAACAGCAACTCTTTATAATATTGTGCTCCCACCGTTTAAAGCAGCTGTCGATAAAAACGTTAGAACTCTTATGAACTCATTTAATGAATTAAATGGTGTTCCTGTAACAGGAAGCAGCTTCTTACAGAGAGAAATTTTAAAAGGAAAATGGAATTTTAATGGTTTCGTAGTATCTGATTGGGCCTCTTTAAATGAGCTTATTGCTTGGGGACATGCCAAAGACAAAAAAGAAGCCGCTCGTATTGCTTCAACTGCTGGTTCTGATATGGACATGGAAGGAAATGTATATATCGAAGAATTGACAAGTCTTGTTAAAAATGGTACGGTAAAAGAAAGTATTCTTGATGACGCAGTAAGACGTATATTAACTGTAAAGTTCGAGTTAGGATTATTTGATGATCCTTTTAAATATTGTGATTCTACTAATGAAAAAGAAAATATCGGAAATGCCAAACATCATGAAGCTGTTTTAGATGTCGCTAAAAAATCAATTGTTCTATTAAAAAACGAAAATAATCTTTTACCTCTTAAAAAAGAAGGACAACAAATTGCGTTAATTGGTCCTCTAGCCAACGATAAAAATAGTCCGCTTGGTAGCTGGAGGTTAGCCTCTGAAGATAATTCTGCTGTTTCTGTTTATGAGGGAATGTCTAAATACAAAGGAAACAAATTATCATTCCAAAAAGGAATTGACTTAATTACTGGTAACGAAGCTTTTACTCAACCTCTAACTATAAACAAAACAATTAATGACAATGATATCGAAAAAGCAATTTCAATAGCAAAAAGTGCAGATGTCGTAGTTATGGTTTTAGGAGAACACGGATTTCAAAGTGGAGAAGGTAGAAGTAGAACTGAATTAGACCTACCAGGTAAGCAACAAGAATTACTAGAAAAAGTATTTGCCGTAAACAAAAACGTCGTCCTTGTTCTCAATAACGGAAGACCATTAGCAATTGAATGGGCAGACAAAAACATACCAGCTATAGTGGAAGCTTGGCAACTTGGAACACAAACTGGAAATGCTGTGGCACAAGTACTTTACGGTGATTACAATCCTAGTGGAAAATTACCGATGACTTTCCCTAGAAATGTTGGTCAAGTCCCTATTTATTACAACTATAAGAGCACAGGAAGACCAAATCGTGAACCTCATGTCTTCTGGTCTCATTATACAGACTCTGAAAACACACCGCTTTATCCATTTGGTTACGGATTAAGTTATACTAAATTTGAATATTCAGACTTAACTGTAAGTAGTAAGGAAATTAATAAAGGTAACAATTTAACGGTGTCTGTAAAAATAACAAACACTGGTGGATATGATGGAAAAGAAGTAGTACAACTTTATATCCGAGACCTATTTGGAAGTATTACAAGACCTGTAAAAGAATTAAAAGGTTTTGAATTAATTAAAATTAAAAAAGGAGAATCAAAAACAATCGAATTCACACTAAACAATAATGAATTAGGATTTTTTAATGCAAATGGTGAATTTGTTGTAGAACCTGGTGAATTTGAAGTTTTTGTCGGAGGAAATTCTACAGAGACTTTAAAAGAAACTTTTGTTCTTAAATAA
- a CDS encoding PAS domain-containing sensor histidine kinase translates to MNENEFLSLKKALEEERIARKLAEQKCVELEESFLRKESEFRGVYENLNDAFVLIDLFGNVLKMNSIAQGLFGYTYDENNPLNLLKLVHSDDYEYTQEAFRKLMKFGKYSKYRSRIIANGNIEKILEVNCSLVRNKDNSIIGVQGIARDVSQEIEVQELLEQQKKQLDIIFNNSPVGIVLSKEKDDDFLLINKAIGDMLGYSMEELQNVKVDQFTHPDDRVISRRYRDHLESGKIDSFNMEKRYIRRDGEILWAKTIVNSVKNSEGKVNFQVAIVEDITENKIDKEKLIESENRLSSLISNLDSAVLLENEKREISIVNKKFCNMFGISVPIESLIGKDCGNLFKEIKKYFEQPDKLEYRINKLIKDKKVILGDELRLKDGRIIERDYAPISQNLEYKGHLWTYRDVTLSRSYRKNLEAQKKRYSNIIANLKLGLVELSNEGKILSANKSFVKMTSLDEEEILGKSLRGLFKRERIKDLIQQRNNDRREGKTGSYEFKFINNANEEKILLVSAAPSYSVRGEMTGSIGIILDITNIKKLESQKEALLKTLERRNVELEEYAHIVSHDLKSPLRSISALTSWLKEDYGDKLDRDGAKNIDLIQEVVQKMESLINDILNYSSIKEKSEDLEKVDMYELIQDIKKLIFVPKHVSINIDENLPLIRADKVRIQQLFQNLISNAVNYSDKDVAYVNIKYKEKRKHHIFMVEDNGVGIPKEYHEKIFQVFESLGNHKDSTGIGLSIVKKIVDVYDGKIWVESEEGKGTTFFIQFKK, encoded by the coding sequence ATGAACGAGAATGAATTTCTAAGTTTAAAGAAAGCTTTAGAGGAGGAGCGAATTGCAAGAAAACTAGCCGAGCAAAAATGTGTCGAGTTGGAGGAGAGCTTTCTTCGCAAGGAATCTGAGTTTAGAGGCGTTTATGAGAATCTTAACGATGCATTTGTGTTAATCGATTTGTTCGGAAATGTGTTAAAGATGAATAGCATCGCACAAGGATTATTCGGATATACTTATGATGAAAATAATCCCTTAAATCTCTTAAAGCTTGTTCATTCTGACGATTATGAATATACCCAAGAAGCATTTAGAAAGCTGATGAAGTTTGGAAAGTACTCTAAGTATAGATCTCGAATAATTGCAAATGGAAATATTGAGAAAATCCTTGAGGTAAACTGTAGTTTAGTTCGAAATAAGGATAATAGTATTATTGGAGTCCAAGGGATTGCAAGAGATGTAAGTCAGGAAATTGAAGTCCAAGAGTTGTTAGAACAACAAAAGAAGCAATTAGATATTATTTTCAATAATTCTCCTGTGGGTATTGTTTTATCCAAAGAAAAAGATGATGATTTTCTGCTAATTAATAAAGCTATAGGCGACATGTTGGGGTATTCAATGGAGGAACTCCAAAATGTGAAGGTAGATCAGTTTACTCATCCAGATGACAGAGTGATTTCTCGCAGATATCGAGATCATTTAGAATCTGGAAAAATAGATAGTTTTAATATGGAAAAACGATACATTCGAAGAGATGGTGAAATTCTATGGGCAAAAACTATCGTGAATTCTGTAAAAAACTCCGAAGGCAAAGTAAATTTTCAAGTAGCAATTGTTGAAGATATAACAGAGAATAAAATTGATAAAGAGAAGTTAATAGAATCTGAAAACAGATTATCTTCTTTAATATCTAATTTAGATAGTGCTGTGCTATTAGAAAACGAAAAAAGAGAAATCTCTATAGTTAATAAGAAGTTTTGTAACATGTTTGGAATCTCGGTTCCAATTGAAAGTCTCATAGGTAAGGATTGTGGAAATTTATTTAAAGAAATTAAAAAGTATTTTGAACAGCCTGATAAATTAGAATATCGAATCAATAAACTTATAAAAGATAAAAAAGTAATCCTTGGGGATGAACTACGATTAAAAGATGGTAGGATTATAGAAAGAGATTATGCACCTATTTCTCAAAATCTCGAATATAAAGGTCACCTTTGGACGTACAGAGATGTTACTTTATCTAGAAGTTACCGAAAGAACTTGGAGGCTCAGAAAAAGAGGTATAGCAATATTATAGCAAATCTTAAATTAGGTTTAGTTGAGTTAAGTAATGAAGGTAAAATTTTGTCGGCAAATAAGAGTTTTGTTAAAATGACAAGTTTAGACGAGGAAGAAATTTTAGGTAAGAGTTTACGAGGTTTATTTAAAAGAGAACGTATTAAAGATTTAATACAACAGCGTAATAATGATAGAAGAGAAGGTAAAACAGGTTCCTATGAATTTAAGTTTATTAATAATGCAAATGAAGAAAAGATATTACTGGTGAGCGCAGCTCCAAGTTATAGTGTTCGAGGTGAAATGACTGGTTCTATTGGAATTATTTTGGATATAACTAATATTAAAAAACTGGAATCTCAAAAAGAAGCGCTTTTAAAAACTCTAGAAAGAAGAAATGTTGAACTGGAGGAATATGCTCATATTGTTTCTCATGATTTGAAATCTCCTTTAAGAAGTATATCTGCGCTTACAAGTTGGCTGAAAGAAGATTATGGAGATAAGCTAGATAGGGATGGTGCGAAAAATATTGACTTAATACAAGAGGTGGTTCAAAAAATGGAGAGTTTGATTAATGACATATTAAATTATTCAAGTATTAAAGAAAAATCTGAAGATCTTGAGAAAGTTGATATGTATGAATTAATTCAGGATATCAAAAAGTTGATATTTGTGCCAAAGCATGTAAGTATAAATATCGATGAAAATCTACCACTAATCCGGGCTGATAAAGTAAGAATTCAACAACTTTTTCAAAACTTAATTAGTAATGCTGTTAATTACTCTGATAAAGATGTAGCTTATGTTAATATCAAATATAAGGAAAAGAGAAAGCATCATATTTTTATGGTAGAAGATAATGGTGTCGGAATTCCTAAAGAGTATCATGAAAAAATCTTTCAAGTTTTTGAATCCTTAGGTAATCATAAAGATTCTACTGGAATTGGATTGTCTATCGTGAAAAAAATTGTTGATGTGTACGATGGAAAGATATGGGTAGAAAGCGAGGAAGGAAAAGGAACTACGTTTTTTATACAATTTAAGAAATAA
- a CDS encoding glycosyltransferase: MKLAIVTAFPPSKVTLNEYGYHLVKQFRLKDKVDELILLTDETVTKDDVRFDENGCKIIVKNCWKFNSHKNIISINRAVKETKPDAVLFNLQFLKFGDKKIPAALGLLTPYICKSKNIPTIVLLHNILEQVDLNRAGFTKNILLQKVYGLIGTVLTKFLLSADLVALTIQKFVNTLKDKYKTDKVVLVPHGTFEMIEEPDYTLPSGPKQIMAFGKFGTYKKVEVMIEAVEEVRKSTSEDLEIVVAGTDSPNTPGYLDNMKEKYKNVPGLRFTGYVAEEDVPIIFNESTVVVFPYTSTTGSSGVLHQAGSYGKAVIMPVLGDLNDLIEDEGYRGEYFEADNVDSLAQAIKKVVENDSYRLKLAKANYKAATSLPMSEIAEMYLNHFEAIQKKKKTDY, encoded by the coding sequence ATGAAATTAGCCATTGTTACTGCGTTTCCCCCGAGTAAAGTCACGCTAAATGAATATGGATATCATTTAGTGAAACAATTTAGATTAAAAGATAAAGTTGATGAATTAATTTTATTAACTGATGAAACTGTGACTAAAGACGATGTTCGTTTTGACGAAAACGGATGTAAGATTATTGTGAAGAATTGTTGGAAATTTAATAGTCATAAAAATATCATTTCGATTAATAGAGCGGTAAAAGAAACTAAGCCAGATGCTGTGTTATTCAATTTGCAGTTTTTAAAGTTTGGTGACAAGAAAATTCCAGCGGCATTAGGATTATTAACTCCTTATATCTGTAAATCAAAGAATATCCCTACGATCGTTTTGTTACATAATATTTTAGAACAAGTAGATTTAAATAGAGCTGGTTTTACTAAAAATATACTGCTTCAAAAGGTTTATGGCTTAATAGGAACTGTTTTAACCAAGTTTTTATTATCTGCTGATTTAGTTGCTTTAACAATTCAAAAGTTTGTGAATACTTTAAAAGATAAATATAAAACAGATAAAGTAGTTCTTGTTCCACACGGTACATTTGAAATGATCGAAGAACCAGATTATACTTTACCTTCTGGGCCAAAACAAATTATGGCTTTTGGAAAGTTTGGAACGTATAAAAAAGTAGAAGTTATGATTGAAGCTGTTGAAGAGGTGAGAAAAAGTACTTCCGAAGATTTAGAAATTGTTGTAGCAGGAACTGATAGTCCGAATACACCAGGCTACTTAGATAATATGAAAGAAAAATATAAAAATGTTCCTGGGTTACGATTCACGGGTTATGTGGCCGAAGAAGATGTTCCTATCATATTTAACGAAAGTACAGTTGTGGTTTTTCCTTACACCTCTACTACAGGGAGTTCTGGGGTATTACATCAAGCGGGAAGTTATGGAAAGGCAGTTATTATGCCTGTTTTAGGAGATTTGAATGATTTAATCGAAGATGAAGGATATCGCGGAGAGTACTTCGAGGCAGATAATGTTGATTCTCTAGCTCAAGCAATTAAAAAAGTTGTAGAGAACGATTCTTACAGATTGAAATTAGCGAAAGCGAATTATAAGGCAGCAACATCATTGCCAATGTCGGAAATAGCAGAAATGTATTTAAATCATTTTGAGGCAATTCAAAAGAAAAAAAAGACTGATTATTAG
- a CDS encoding Hpt domain-containing protein yields MIIEQPNINYIKELSCGDVEFEEKMVSILRRELPEEMKNYLKTLEINDLKQTAEIVHKIKHKISILGLEKSYEFTIRYEKELLNGDKSNHENFFKILATMSDFLTK; encoded by the coding sequence ATGATTATTGAACAGCCAAATATTAACTACATTAAGGAGCTTTCTTGTGGTGATGTTGAGTTTGAAGAGAAAATGGTGTCAATTTTAAGAAGAGAGTTGCCAGAAGAGATGAAAAACTACTTAAAAACATTGGAAATCAACGATTTAAAACAAACAGCTGAAATCGTACATAAAATTAAACATAAAATTAGTATTTTAGGACTGGAAAAATCATACGAGTTTACAATTCGATACGAAAAAGAGCTATTAAACGGTGATAAAAGCAATCACGAAAACTTTTTTAAGATTTTGGCTACTATGTCTGATTTTTTGACCAAATAA
- a CDS encoding response regulator, which produces MQNVLTIMLIEDDQIEVMKFNRILSKMDLKHNVIEAHNGEEALNHLYKKENLPSIILLDLNMPKVNGIEFLRILKNDDVLKYIPTIVLTTSNNYKDIFECYKIGIAGYLVKPLKYEDYKNKLIKLLSYWSVNELITV; this is translated from the coding sequence ATGCAAAATGTATTAACGATCATGTTAATTGAAGATGATCAGATTGAAGTCATGAAATTCAATCGGATCCTATCCAAGATGGATTTAAAACACAATGTAATAGAGGCTCACAATGGAGAAGAAGCTTTAAATCATTTATATAAAAAAGAAAACCTTCCGAGTATTATTCTTTTAGATCTTAATATGCCTAAAGTAAATGGCATTGAATTTTTAAGAATTTTAAAGAATGACGATGTGTTGAAATATATACCTACAATAGTTTTAACTACATCAAATAATTATAAAGATATCTTCGAATGCTATAAAATTGGCATTGCCGGCTACCTCGTAAAGCCATTAAAATATGAAGATTATAAAAATAAACTAATAAAATTATTATCTTACTGGAGCGTTAATGAATTGATTACGGTTTAA
- a CDS encoding LytR/AlgR family response regulator transcription factor has protein sequence MNCLIIDDESAARAIVAQLCKNEGNLTVVDQFSNAIQAIKYLNQNEVDLIFLDIHMPDFTGFDLIQTLKNPPKIILTTSDAKFAIDAFEYECIVDYLVKPITLKRFQKAIEKAKKISTKIPVQEVTSLNGEAKEEESQLYINIDRRLIKIEIPSIYLVEAKGDYILIKTDTKNYTVHSTLKKIEEKLPKDLFLKVHRSYIINLKRIIDIEDNSVLIANDVVPVSRSNRSELMKRLNLL, from the coding sequence ATGAATTGTTTAATTATTGACGATGAATCTGCTGCTAGAGCTATAGTAGCACAGTTGTGCAAAAATGAGGGAAACTTAACCGTTGTTGATCAATTTTCTAATGCTATTCAAGCAATAAAATATTTGAATCAAAATGAGGTTGATCTTATCTTTTTAGATATTCATATGCCTGATTTTACTGGTTTCGATTTAATACAAACGTTAAAGAATCCACCTAAAATAATTTTAACAACTTCGGATGCTAAATTCGCTATTGATGCATTTGAATACGAATGTATCGTAGATTATTTGGTAAAACCAATTACACTTAAGAGATTCCAAAAGGCAATAGAGAAAGCTAAAAAGATTTCTACCAAAATTCCAGTTCAGGAAGTTACTAGTTTAAATGGAGAAGCTAAAGAAGAAGAATCGCAGCTATATATTAATATTGATAGAAGATTAATTAAAATAGAAATACCAAGTATTTATTTGGTTGAGGCTAAAGGGGATTACATTTTAATTAAAACAGATACAAAAAACTACACTGTTCATTCGACTCTGAAGAAAATTGAAGAAAAATTGCCAAAAGATTTATTTTTAAAAGTACACAGATCTTACATCATTAATTTAAAAAGGATTATTGATATTGAAGATAATAGTGTTTTAATAGCTAACGACGTAGTACCAGTAAGCAGGTCAAATAGGTCTGAACTTATGAAAAGATTAAATTTACTTTAA
- a CDS encoding sugar isomerase → MLSAIIVNGGNYLYNLLIGRILGPTKFADAAILITFLLVLSFIAMTFQLVTAKYTVLFDNKVFERFMLFILKRAVLFGVVVGALIVIFSKRLQEVFNTHNAIMFVVFGVSVPIYFLMSVNRGIFQGCKNFLKLAITYQTEMISRLSITLLLLYLFVEIESSILISLGIIISLVFGLLPLSRSMSFFKSGILSDKNREIVYKFLLLTAFYECTQIIINNSDILLVKTYFDNYNAGLYASLALIGRVVYFIAWMFVMLLLPSVVSKQKEGIPHKNVLLKYVGYISLLSGCIVLVTFLFPEFVVGVLFGEAYLGIASLLWQYALATSIFAVSNVFAYYFLSLDEYIPVILTGILGIAQVFLIVFFHESLNEIVIMQIIAMSILLVVQLLFFYGNTSNKTKQIES, encoded by the coding sequence ATGCTAAGTGCAATTATCGTTAATGGAGGGAACTACTTATATAATTTATTAATTGGTAGAATTCTTGGACCAACAAAATTTGCCGATGCAGCTATTTTAATAACCTTTCTTTTGGTGTTATCTTTTATTGCGATGACTTTTCAATTGGTAACAGCAAAATATACTGTGCTTTTTGATAATAAGGTTTTTGAGCGATTTATGTTGTTTATTTTGAAAAGAGCGGTTCTTTTTGGAGTTGTCGTTGGTGCTTTGATTGTAATTTTTTCGAAACGACTTCAAGAGGTTTTTAATACTCATAATGCTATTATGTTTGTAGTATTTGGAGTAAGTGTGCCAATCTATTTTTTGATGAGTGTGAATAGAGGTATTTTTCAAGGGTGCAAAAATTTTTTAAAATTAGCTATTACATACCAAACGGAAATGATTTCTCGTTTATCAATTACTCTTTTACTATTGTATTTATTTGTTGAGATTGAATCCTCAATCCTCATTTCACTTGGCATCATCATTTCTTTAGTTTTTGGGTTGTTACCATTAAGTAGAAGTATGTCTTTTTTTAAAAGTGGAATTTTAAGTGATAAGAATAGGGAAATTGTTTATAAGTTTTTGTTGCTTACTGCCTTTTATGAGTGTACGCAAATCATTATAAATAATAGTGATATTCTATTGGTAAAGACCTATTTTGATAATTATAATGCTGGATTGTATGCTTCTCTAGCTTTAATTGGTAGAGTTGTGTATTTTATTGCTTGGATGTTTGTTATGTTGTTATTGCCTTCGGTGGTAAGCAAACAGAAAGAAGGAATTCCTCATAAAAATGTTTTGTTGAAATATGTCGGTTATATTTCATTGCTTTCTGGCTGCATCGTATTGGTTACGTTTTTATTTCCAGAGTTTGTTGTTGGTGTATTATTTGGAGAGGCTTACCTCGGTATTGCTTCTCTTTTGTGGCAGTACGCATTAGCTACTTCAATATTTGCTGTCTCTAATGTCTTTGCATATTATTTTTTATCTCTTGACGAGTATATACCGGTAATTTTAACTGGTATTCTAGGAATTGCACAAGTTTTTTTAATAGTTTTTTTTCATGAGTCGTTGAATGAGATAGTGATTATGCAAATTATTGCAATGAGTATTCTTTTAGTTGTACAGTTGTTGTTTTTCTATGGAAATACCAGCAATAAAACAAAACAAATCGAAAGTTAA